The Aedes aegypti strain LVP_AGWG chromosome 3, AaegL5.0 Primary Assembly, whole genome shotgun sequence genome contains a region encoding:
- the LOC5579896 gene encoding methyl-CpG-binding domain protein 2 isoform X3 has product MFRLSAIGPTGKKIESKPQLARALGDTIDLSTFDYQAGRVVPSATHMMLQHNALKRKLNTTPIGVGSSSSSAIVAGPTGPSLPPPVPIYNQLPAAGRSHHHHHNQQQQQYDYSRGMRADTSLIPPIRQTASIFKQPVTVVRSQDGDSKVKRELQHGSQVKPKQLFWEKRLENLRANNTFNEEIGTLELPKRLKSVGPGVDEATVLQSLATALHHNTHPVTGQTASKTSLNTNAGVFLNPDQPLMHVATVTEDDIKRQEERVQFARLRLQEALRA; this is encoded by the exons CCCAACGGGTAAGAAAATCGAAAGCAAACCCCAGTTGGCCCGTGCCCTCGGGGACACCATCGATTTGTCGACATTCGACTACCAAGCAGGGCGCGTTGTTCCCAGTGCAACCCACATGATGCTGCAGCACAACGCCCTGAAGCGAAAGCTCAACACTACACCGATCGGAGTTGGATCTTCGTCAAGCAGTGCAATCGTGGCTGGGCCTACGGGTCCCAGTCTACCACCACCGGTTCCCATCTACAACCAGCTTCCAGCGGCCGGAAGAtcccaccatcatcatcataaccaacagcagcagcagtacgATTACAG TCGCGGAATGCGAGCAGACACTTCGCTCATTCCACCGATCCGGCAGACGGCTTCTATTTTCAAGCAACCGGTGACAGTGGTTCGTTCCCAGGATGGAGACAGCAAGGTCAAACGAGAGCTGCAGCACGGTTCCCAGGTCAAACCGAAACAGCTGTTCTGGGAGAAACGCTTGGAG AATCTTCGCGCCAACAATACGTTCAACGAGGAGATCGGCACGTTGGAACTGCCCAAACGGTTGAAATCCGTGGGTCCGGGCGTGGACGAGGCCACGGTTCTGCAATCGCTGGCCACCGCCCTGCACCACAACACGCATCCGGTGACGGGGCAAACCGCTTCCAAAACGTCCCTCAACACCAACGCCGGGGTTTTTCTCAACCCAGACCAGCCGCTGATGCACGTGGCAACGGTGACCGAAGATGACATCAAGCGCCAGGAGGAGCGGGTGCAATTTGCGAGGCTAAGGCTGCAGGAGGCACTGCGAGCTTAG